A genomic region of Zygotorulaspora mrakii chromosome 7, complete sequence contains the following coding sequences:
- the ARP3 gene encoding actin-related protein 3 (similar to Saccharomyces cerevisiae ARP3 (YJR065C); ancestral locus Anc_1.514), producing MSYLNNPAVVMDNGTGLSKLGFAGNDSPSFIFPTAIATAQPSSTKKATATTVSGGSGNSSSTNAFFGNTTSATAFNSSQTGSLLSNNLAGKRGTEDLDFYIGNEALIASQGPSYSLSYPVRHGQVENWDHMERFWENSIFKYLRTEPEDHFFLLTEPPLNPPENREQVAEIFFESFNCAGLYIAVQAVLALAASWTSSKVVDRSLTGTVIDSGDGVTHVIPVAEGYVIGSAIKNIPIAGRDITLFIQSLLRERGEADTSLRTAERIKQEYCYVCPDIVKEFNKFDRDGEKFAQFVVESQEKTRKKIVDVGYERFLAPEIFFNPEIASSDFLTPLPTIVDHTVQACPIDVRKGLYTNIVLSGGSTMFKDFGRRLQRDLKSIVNNRIAQSEQLSGTKSTGVEVQVISHRKQRNAVWFGGSLLAQTAEFKSHCHTKKDYEEYGPEIVRNFSLFNMV from the coding sequence ATGTCATACCTCAACAATCCAGCTGTTGTGATGGACAATGGTACTGGTCTCAGCAAACTAGGATTTGCTGGAAACGACTCCCCATCTTTTATCTTCCCAACCGCGATTGCCACAGCACAACCCTCAAGTACTAAGAAGGCTACCGCTACCACCGTTTCTGGCGGTTCAGGAAACTCGAGCAGTACAAATGCTTTCTTTGGTAATACCACGTCTGCTACTGCTTTTAACAGCTCCCAGACGGGCTCATTGCTCTCGAACAATTTGGCAGGTAAGAGAGGCACCGAAGATTTGGATTTTTACATTGGTAATGAAGCGTTAATTGCATCTCAGGGACCGTCATACTCCTTGAGTTATCCAGTAAGACACGGACAAGTTGAAAATTGGGATCATATGGAAAGGTTCTGGGAGAATTCTATTTTTAAGTACTTAAGAACCGAGCCAGaagatcatttttttctacTTACCGAACCACCTCTAAATCCACCTGAGAATAGAGAGCAAGTAGCGGAAATTTTCTTCGAGTCATTCAACTGTGCAGGCTTATATATTGCTGTTCAAGCTGTATTGGCATTGGCCGCTTCTTGGACATCTTCCAAGGTCGTTGACAGGTCTCTGACAGGTACAGTTATCGACTCTGGTGATGGTGTTACACATGTTATTCCCGTGGCCGAGGGTTATGTCATAGGATCCGCAATTAAAAACATCCCAATTGCCGGAAGGGACATTACTTTATTTATCCAATCCTTACTAAGAGAACGTGGTGAAGCTGACACCTCCTTAAGGACCGCTGAGCGTATCAAACAAGAATACTGCTATGTGTGTCCAGATATTGTCAAAGAATTCAATAAGTTCGATAGAGAtggagaaaaatttgcacAATTTGTTGTAGAGAGTCAAGAAAagacaagaaagaaaattgttgatgttggatatgaaagatttttggcaccagaaatttttttcaatccaGAAATTGCATcttcagattttttgacaCCTTTGCCAACTATTGTTGATCATACCGTTCAAGCATGCCCTATTGATGTCCGTAAGGGACTTTACACCAATATTGTGCTTTCAGGTGGATCTACTATGTTTAAAGATTTCGGTCGCCGTTTACAAAGAGACTTAAAATCGATAGTAAACAATAGAATTGCTCAAAGTGAACAGCTCAGTGGTACAAAATCAACGGGTGTTGAGGTGCAAGTTATTTCTCATAGGAAGCAAAGAAATGCAGTTTGGTTTGGTGGTTCATTATTGGCTCAGACAGCAGAGTTCAAGAGCCACTGTCATACTAAGAAGGATTACGAGGAATACGGGCCAGAGATAGTCAGAAACTTCAGTCTTTTTAACATGGTCTAA